A window of the Branchiibius hedensis genome harbors these coding sequences:
- the folP gene encoding dihydropteroate synthase: protein MTTALPARPADRPLVMGVVNVTPDSFSDGGRYLAADDAIERGHQLIADGADLLDIGGESTRPGAGRPSDDEELRRVVPVVSALADAGVPISIDTMRARVAHAALDAGASIVNDVSGGLADPELVRVVADAEVPMIAMHWRGHSADMQQRAHYTDVVADVLRELGQRRDALLEAGVLPDRLVLDPGLGFAKTGPQNWLLLRCIARFHELGQPVLVGASRKRFLERVGARGDEPVAAQDRDLATAAVSVLLAQAGVWGVRVHDARSTLAAVEVVAEVASS from the coding sequence GTGACCACTGCGCTTCCGGCTCGCCCCGCCGATCGCCCCTTGGTGATGGGTGTCGTCAACGTGACGCCCGATTCGTTCTCCGACGGCGGCCGTTACCTCGCCGCTGACGACGCGATCGAGCGAGGGCACCAGTTGATCGCGGACGGTGCGGATCTACTCGACATCGGTGGCGAATCCACCCGGCCCGGTGCCGGTCGGCCCAGTGACGACGAAGAGTTGCGGCGCGTCGTACCCGTGGTGAGCGCCCTAGCGGACGCAGGGGTTCCGATCTCGATCGACACCATGCGGGCGCGGGTTGCGCACGCGGCGCTGGACGCTGGCGCGAGCATCGTCAACGACGTCAGCGGTGGCCTGGCCGACCCCGAGCTGGTTCGGGTGGTCGCCGACGCCGAAGTCCCGATGATCGCGATGCACTGGCGCGGCCACAGCGCCGACATGCAGCAACGAGCGCACTACACCGATGTGGTCGCCGACGTACTGCGCGAGCTGGGCCAGCGACGCGATGCCCTCCTGGAAGCCGGAGTGCTGCCCGACCGATTGGTGCTCGATCCCGGCCTCGGTTTCGCCAAGACCGGTCCGCAGAACTGGCTGCTCCTGCGCTGCATCGCCCGGTTCCACGAACTGGGTCAGCCCGTGCTGGTCGGTGCCTCGCGCAAGCGGTTCCTCGAACGCGTCGGCGCCCGGGGCGATGAGCCGGTTGCGGCCCAGGACCGTGACCTGGCCACTGCAGCGGTCAGCGTGCTGCTGGCCCAGGCCGGGGTATGGGGGGTTCGCGTGCACGACGCGCGATCGACCCTGGCGGCCGTCGAGGTCGTGGCGGAGGTCGCGTCCTCGTGA
- the folK gene encoding 2-amino-4-hydroxy-6-hydroxymethyldihydropteridine diphosphokinase yields the protein MTDRIALHGIAVTSCHGVLDFEKTQPQRFIADVILETDLAAAGAGDDLTDTVSYADVAQETVAILSGPPVDLIETLATRIAAAALAHPGVEAVEVTLHKPDAPAGVDFTPGGGPSVAIRREADQAVVIALGANLGDRLGTLSAAVRAVSQISGLRTLRVSPIVETDPIGPEQPDYLNAVLLARTRLAPASLLRELHRIEAEFGRIRETRWGARTLDLDLIQMADLVLDGPALSLPHPRAHERAFVLQPWLLADPDATLRTSDGVRTVAALVESLPDQGVRPGPDWPGGVW from the coding sequence GTGACTGATCGGATCGCCCTGCACGGCATCGCCGTCACCTCCTGCCACGGAGTCCTCGACTTCGAGAAAACCCAACCGCAGCGCTTCATCGCCGACGTCATCCTGGAGACCGACCTGGCCGCGGCGGGTGCGGGCGACGACCTGACCGACACCGTCAGTTACGCCGACGTGGCGCAGGAGACGGTCGCGATCCTGTCCGGGCCACCGGTGGATCTGATCGAAACGCTGGCAACCCGCATTGCGGCGGCGGCCTTGGCGCACCCGGGTGTCGAGGCGGTCGAGGTGACCTTGCACAAACCGGACGCACCGGCCGGTGTCGACTTCACCCCCGGCGGTGGGCCGTCGGTCGCCATCCGGCGAGAGGCCGATCAGGCCGTGGTCATCGCGCTCGGGGCTAACTTGGGTGACCGACTCGGCACGCTGAGCGCCGCGGTCCGAGCGGTTTCCCAGATCTCGGGATTGCGGACTCTGCGCGTCAGCCCGATCGTCGAAACCGACCCCATCGGCCCGGAGCAACCGGACTATCTGAACGCCGTACTGCTGGCTCGTACCCGTCTGGCCCCTGCGTCCCTCCTGCGCGAGTTGCACCGCATCGAGGCTGAGTTCGGCCGGATCCGCGAGACCCGGTGGGGTGCTCGGACGCTCGACCTCGATCTGATCCAGATGGCCGACCTGGTCCTGGACGGCCCGGCGCTCAGCCTGCCGCATCCGCGCGCCCACGAACGCGCCTTCGTACTTCAGCCCTGGTTGCTGGCCGACCCCGATGCGACGCTGCGTACCTCAGACGGGGTGCGAACGGTCGCCGCGCTTGTCGAATCGTTGCCGGACCAGGGTGTTCGCCCCGGACCGGACTGGCCCGGAGGTGTCTGGTGA
- a CDS encoding DUF3180 domain-containing protein encodes MIDLSEGVRIRYALIGAGVVLVLSFFGLRWWTSRGNSMPTNSWITVVVLLMIAAAVLVAGWEIRRYLRSSKKVAPPSPQRARATLVAAQACALAGSVFAGWYLAQVLVHIDRVSHGADRAPLILALVSGASATAVAVSGFVVQAWCRLPPEDEDSSGSANGYPAIPA; translated from the coding sequence GTGATCGACCTGTCGGAGGGTGTCCGGATCCGCTACGCGCTGATCGGCGCGGGGGTGGTGCTGGTGCTGTCGTTCTTCGGACTTCGGTGGTGGACATCGCGCGGCAACTCGATGCCGACGAATTCCTGGATCACCGTGGTGGTGCTGCTGATGATCGCCGCCGCCGTGCTGGTGGCCGGTTGGGAGATCCGGCGCTATCTGCGCTCATCCAAAAAGGTGGCGCCACCCTCACCGCAGCGGGCGCGCGCAACGCTGGTCGCTGCCCAGGCGTGTGCGCTGGCCGGATCGGTGTTCGCTGGTTGGTACCTGGCCCAGGTGCTGGTGCACATCGACCGGGTTTCCCATGGTGCCGATCGGGCGCCGCTGATCCTGGCGCTGGTGTCAGGTGCGTCAGCTACCGCAGTGGCGGTCAGCGGATTCGTGGTGCAGGCATGGTGCCGACTGCCCCCGGAAGACGAGGATTCATCAGGCTCGGCGAACGGTTATCCGGCGATTCCCGCATAG
- a CDS encoding DUF6801 domain-containing protein: MARTTTRRTTSTGVRRTLGVAGTTGLVGGLALVGMGAIAAPQADALVYPPGIWFDCTGEFGGPLTLGTWGAEITTTAPTQVAPGAAIPDIDVTARVTASSIATDTLRNLKNVTVEGTSDAPYTVFENTYTAKLTIPVTPIPATGNLVTTAKGTAPGATAPTKPGTYPITVDGFTATIVATNEQGQKPVIPVTCTYRTKPIGSVANKPNVIGNIIVGDSTPTSPTSPTSPTSPTSPTSPTSPTSPTSPTSPTSPTSPTSPTSPTSPTSPTSPTSPTSPTSPTSPTSPTSPTSPTSPTSPTSPSKATVTLNKSSYAPGDPFTVTASGFKPNETGIKIVAHSTPVTLASNLTADANGNLTYSGTIPTTLAAGTHTIEVVGSVSGSATFTVLAAPVVTPSTVQTGSVGATTSGNMLSAAGVGLAAIGAVALGGAVVAGRKREQQ, translated from the coding sequence ATGGCACGGACCACCACTCGCCGTACGACATCCACTGGCGTACGCCGAACGCTTGGTGTCGCCGGTACGACCGGACTCGTCGGCGGACTGGCTCTGGTCGGGATGGGCGCCATCGCGGCTCCCCAGGCGGACGCGCTGGTCTACCCACCTGGCATCTGGTTCGACTGCACCGGCGAGTTCGGTGGCCCGCTGACCTTGGGCACCTGGGGTGCTGAGATCACCACGACCGCGCCCACGCAGGTAGCGCCGGGTGCAGCGATTCCGGACATCGATGTGACCGCGCGTGTGACGGCGTCAAGCATTGCCACTGACACGTTGCGCAATCTGAAAAACGTGACGGTTGAAGGCACGTCGGATGCGCCGTACACCGTGTTCGAAAACACCTACACCGCGAAACTCACGATTCCGGTTACCCCGATCCCGGCCACCGGAAACCTGGTGACAACGGCGAAGGGAACGGCCCCCGGGGCGACTGCCCCGACGAAGCCCGGGACCTACCCGATCACTGTTGACGGGTTCACGGCCACCATCGTCGCCACGAACGAGCAGGGGCAGAAGCCGGTCATTCCGGTGACCTGTACCTACCGCACCAAGCCGATTGGCTCCGTCGCCAACAAGCCCAACGTGATCGGCAACATCATCGTTGGTGACTCGACCCCGACGAGCCCCACCAGCCCGACGAGCCCGACGAGCCCGACGAGCCCCACCAGCCCGACGAGCCCGACGAGCCCGACGAGCCCGACGAGCCCCACGAGCCCGACGAGCCCCACGAGCCCGACGAGCCCCACCAGCCCGACGAGCCCCACCAGCCCGACGAGCCCCACGAGCCCGACGAGCCCCACGAGCCCGACGAGCCCCACCAGCCCGACGAGCCCCACCAGCCCGACGAGCCCCACCAGCCCGTCCAAAGCCACGGTGACGCTGAATAAGTCCTCGTATGCGCCGGGTGACCCCTTCACGGTGACCGCCTCGGGCTTCAAGCCCAACGAGACGGGCATCAAGATCGTGGCCCACTCGACCCCGGTGACGCTGGCCAGCAACCTGACCGCTGACGCCAACGGCAACCTGACCTACTCGGGCACGATCCCGACCACGTTGGCCGCGGGCACCCACACGATCGAGGTCGTGGGCTCGGTGTCCGGGTCCGCCACGTTCACGGTGCTGGCTGCACCGGTGGTCACCCCCAGCACCGTGCAGACGGGTTCCGTCGGTGCCACGACCAGCGGCAACATGCTGTCCGCTGCCGGTGTGGGTCTGGCCGCCATCGGTGCCGTTGCTCTGGGAGGTGCGGTCGTCGCCGGCCGCAAGCGTGAGCAGCAGTAA
- a CDS encoding class F sortase, whose product MAAPSIPQYVPPSTTASPSATSASGKNSSPATSSPASTSANSGAAVSGHNSAAPQGTPTQVFVFNAAGATIVNAQLTAIFVDSQGVLAPPGGVAGVLNNRGWAMPGYRGAAILAGHVTYGGVPDTFYNLPEVVPGDKIIVRYSSGDQVTFVATKSAAKPKSTLSKDGTVWDSGSPTPVLRLITCDPKTPIKNGHFEGNWVVWANLAS is encoded by the coding sequence GTGGCCGCCCCGTCGATCCCGCAGTACGTACCGCCGAGCACCACTGCTTCCCCGTCGGCCACCTCAGCGTCGGGAAAGAACAGTTCGCCCGCGACCTCGTCACCTGCGTCGACGTCGGCCAACAGCGGCGCCGCCGTCTCCGGCCACAACTCCGCAGCACCGCAGGGAACCCCCACGCAGGTGTTCGTCTTCAACGCTGCAGGCGCCACCATCGTCAATGCCCAGCTGACGGCGATCTTCGTGGATTCCCAAGGCGTTCTGGCGCCGCCCGGCGGTGTGGCGGGTGTCCTGAACAACCGCGGCTGGGCGATGCCGGGCTACCGGGGTGCAGCGATCCTGGCGGGCCACGTGACCTACGGCGGGGTTCCCGACACCTTCTACAACCTGCCCGAGGTGGTGCCCGGAGACAAGATCATCGTGCGCTACAGCAGTGGCGATCAGGTCACCTTCGTGGCGACGAAGTCAGCCGCCAAGCCGAAGTCGACGCTGAGCAAGGACGGCACGGTGTGGGACAGCGGCAGCCCCACGCCGGTGCTTCGATTGATCACCTGCGATCCGAAGACTCCGATCAAGAACGGCCACTTCGAAGGCAACTGGGTGGTCTGGGCAAACCTCGCCAGCTGA
- a CDS encoding NADH-quinone oxidoreductase subunit D, with protein MATREVTVGVGAGGLATADMVLNIGPQHPATHGVLRLRVTLDGERIVAAEPIVGYMHRGAEKLFEVRDYRQIMVLANRHDWLSAFSNEVGLALLVERMLGMEVPERATWTRTLLVELNRVLNHLMFAGSYPLELGAMTPIFYSFREREELQAVMEQISGGRMHYMFNRVGGLRDELPAGWLDNVSGAVAAVRRRLPDLEGMLLGNEILTARTRGVGVLDQGTISAYGVSGPIARASGLDVDLRRDQPYLAYAELFGPDGPGRVVTRTAGDCLARLEVLLEQIHVSLDLADACVERLRSLPAGPVNVKLPKVLKVPEGTDYLATENPLGFNGYYLVSRGEKTPWRLKLRSASFNNVAVLAHLLPGQLLADMVAILGSMFFVVGDIDK; from the coding sequence ATGGCCACCCGCGAAGTCACCGTCGGCGTCGGAGCCGGTGGACTGGCCACCGCGGACATGGTCCTCAACATCGGGCCGCAGCACCCGGCAACGCACGGCGTGCTGCGCCTGCGGGTCACCCTGGACGGCGAGCGGATCGTCGCCGCCGAACCGATCGTCGGCTACATGCACCGCGGCGCGGAGAAACTCTTCGAGGTGCGCGACTATCGCCAGATCATGGTGCTGGCAAACCGGCACGACTGGCTGTCCGCGTTCAGCAATGAGGTCGGCTTGGCGCTCCTGGTCGAGCGGATGCTGGGGATGGAGGTCCCCGAGCGGGCCACCTGGACGCGCACCTTGCTCGTCGAGCTCAACCGGGTGCTCAACCATCTGATGTTCGCGGGGTCGTATCCGCTCGAACTCGGTGCGATGACGCCGATCTTCTACTCCTTCCGTGAGCGCGAGGAATTACAGGCGGTCATGGAGCAGATCTCCGGCGGCCGGATGCACTACATGTTCAACCGGGTCGGCGGATTGCGGGATGAGTTGCCCGCCGGCTGGCTGGACAACGTGTCGGGCGCCGTCGCCGCCGTGCGTCGACGGTTGCCGGACCTGGAAGGCATGTTGCTGGGCAACGAGATCCTGACCGCCCGCACCCGCGGAGTGGGGGTACTCGACCAGGGCACCATCTCGGCGTACGGCGTGAGCGGACCCATCGCGCGCGCCTCAGGTCTGGACGTGGACCTGCGCCGCGACCAGCCCTATCTGGCGTACGCCGAGTTGTTCGGCCCGGACGGACCGGGCCGGGTCGTGACCCGCACCGCCGGCGACTGCCTCGCCCGCCTGGAGGTACTGCTCGAGCAGATCCACGTCAGCCTGGATCTCGCCGACGCCTGCGTCGAGCGACTGCGATCGCTGCCGGCGGGACCGGTCAACGTGAAGCTGCCCAAGGTGCTGAAGGTGCCCGAGGGCACCGACTATCTCGCGACCGAGAACCCGCTGGGGTTCAACGGCTATTACCTGGTCTCCCGCGGTGAAAAGACGCCCTGGCGGCTGAAGCTGCGTTCGGCATCGTTCAACAACGTCGCGGTTCTGGCGCACCTGCTGCCCGGGCAGTTGCTTGCCGACATGGTCGCGATCCTGGGCTCGATGTTCTTCGTGGTCGGAGACATCGACAAGTAG
- a CDS encoding EamA family transporter: MSATAPDAVVPTLSTDTPGVGHHRFAGMIFAIASAAAFGMSGPFAKSLLHAGWTPAAAVTGRIVIAALVLLPITVWQMRGRWHLVLPNWRPIAGYGLAGVAGAQLAYFSAIQTLSIGVALLLEYTAPLWLVLLAWVTTRRTPHRLVLLGAGASIVGLLLVLNVFGGAQLSGTGVVWGLIAAGCAAAYFIIASNPSGGLPSLALAGIGMQLGAVALIVAGLTGIVDVHASTAPVHLAGRTTSFIVPLLGIAVISAAFAYVAGVVAARDLGARVASFVALSEVLFAVVFAWLLAGEVPALIQLVGGFIVIGGVVLVRLGETRDARLAD, from the coding sequence GTGAGCGCTACTGCTCCCGACGCGGTCGTCCCGACCCTGTCGACCGACACCCCCGGGGTCGGCCACCACCGGTTTGCCGGGATGATCTTCGCGATCGCCTCGGCCGCCGCATTCGGGATGTCCGGGCCGTTCGCCAAGTCACTGCTGCATGCGGGCTGGACCCCGGCCGCCGCCGTGACCGGCCGCATCGTCATCGCCGCACTGGTCCTCCTGCCGATCACCGTGTGGCAGATGCGCGGCCGGTGGCACCTGGTCCTGCCGAACTGGCGGCCGATCGCCGGCTACGGCCTGGCAGGGGTCGCGGGCGCACAACTGGCCTATTTCAGCGCCATCCAGACTCTGTCGATCGGCGTTGCGCTGCTGCTGGAGTACACCGCCCCGCTGTGGCTGGTGCTGCTCGCCTGGGTGACCACTCGCCGTACCCCGCATCGCTTGGTCCTGCTCGGTGCAGGCGCCTCGATCGTCGGACTTCTCCTGGTGCTCAACGTGTTCGGCGGTGCGCAGCTGTCCGGCACCGGTGTCGTGTGGGGGTTGATCGCGGCGGGCTGCGCCGCGGCGTACTTCATCATCGCCAGCAACCCCAGCGGCGGCCTGCCGTCGCTCGCTCTGGCCGGCATCGGTATGCAACTGGGCGCCGTGGCCCTGATCGTGGCCGGTCTCACCGGCATCGTCGACGTGCACGCCAGCACCGCACCGGTGCACCTGGCGGGCCGTACCACGTCGTTCATCGTGCCGTTGCTCGGCATCGCGGTCATCTCCGCGGCGTTCGCCTACGTGGCCGGTGTGGTGGCCGCGCGCGACCTGGGTGCCCGGGTCGCATCGTTCGTGGCACTGTCCGAGGTGCTCTTCGCGGTGGTGTTCGCCTGGCTGCTGGCCGGCGAGGTGCCCGCGTTGATCCAACTGGTCGGCGGATTCATCGTGATCGGCGGCGTGGTGCTGGTGCGGCTGGGCGAGACACGGGACGCGCGGCTGGCAGACTAG
- a CDS encoding CGNR zinc finger domain-containing protein, translating to MAFGYDTDMALRAAAALANSEHAEPDSLSTVQDLADFVRTWGWTGTVLGTPAELRRVREVRAQVRSLWAPDERAAVERVNTLLAQANAVPQLVKHDEYDWHLHATPSDAPLATRMVVEAAMAVVDVIRDREFDRLRVCAAGDCDNVLIDLTKNRSRRFCDAGCGNRLNVAAFRARQAGS from the coding sequence GTGGCGTTCGGTTACGACACCGATATGGCGCTGCGGGCCGCGGCCGCCCTGGCCAACTCCGAGCACGCAGAGCCCGACTCGCTCAGCACCGTCCAGGATCTGGCCGACTTCGTACGGACCTGGGGTTGGACGGGGACGGTCCTGGGCACGCCAGCCGAGCTGCGCCGGGTGCGCGAGGTCCGTGCTCAGGTGCGGTCGTTGTGGGCACCGGACGAGCGGGCCGCCGTCGAGCGGGTCAACACACTGCTTGCACAGGCCAATGCGGTGCCGCAGCTGGTCAAACACGATGAATACGACTGGCATCTGCACGCCACACCCTCCGACGCACCGCTGGCGACGCGGATGGTCGTCGAGGCGGCGATGGCCGTCGTTGACGTGATCCGAGACCGCGAATTCGACCGGTTGCGGGTGTGCGCTGCGGGCGACTGCGACAACGTGTTGATCGACCTGACCAAGAACCGCTCGCGACGGTTCTGCGACGCCGGCTGCGGTAACCGGCTCAACGTGGCGGCGTTCCGGGCTCGGCAAGCGGGCAGCTGA
- a CDS encoding SAM-dependent methyltransferase, translating to MSARPLIDAWAEALYGTHGFYRQSDGPAGHFATAGQGVPGVGELFASAVLALADRVGATNILEVGAGRGELLTLLHATRPSMRLTGVDVVARPSTLPAGIGWVVSPGGRSLPALPVDAQTLVVANEWLDVVPCPVAQWDGALWRFVLSSGALGAVLSGPEEDWRRRWWPVDEPVPGDRVEIGLPRDQAYQALCAVASAVLAIDYGHLRDDRPVAGTLIGYRDGVATTPCFDGSTDITAHVAMDSLGAATLLTQRDALEQLGIRVPNPSLDLARTAPADYLKGLARRTAWAFLREPAGLGGFWWALSCPLAEPGTPPR from the coding sequence GTGTCTGCCCGCCCGCTGATCGACGCGTGGGCTGAGGCGCTGTACGGCACCCACGGGTTCTATCGGCAATCCGACGGTCCCGCAGGGCATTTCGCGACCGCCGGACAGGGCGTCCCGGGTGTCGGCGAGCTCTTCGCATCCGCCGTCCTGGCGCTGGCTGACCGAGTGGGCGCAACGAACATCCTGGAGGTGGGCGCTGGTCGCGGGGAGTTGCTGACGTTGCTGCACGCGACGCGGCCGTCGATGCGGCTGACCGGGGTGGATGTGGTGGCCCGGCCCTCGACCCTCCCGGCCGGGATCGGCTGGGTCGTCTCCCCCGGCGGCCGGTCGCTGCCCGCGCTGCCGGTCGATGCGCAGACACTGGTCGTCGCCAACGAGTGGCTCGACGTGGTCCCCTGCCCGGTGGCGCAGTGGGACGGTGCGTTGTGGCGTTTCGTGCTGTCCTCCGGCGCACTCGGCGCGGTGCTTTCCGGACCGGAGGAGGACTGGCGCCGGCGGTGGTGGCCGGTCGATGAACCGGTGCCAGGCGACCGCGTCGAGATCGGCCTGCCGCGAGATCAGGCGTACCAGGCGTTGTGCGCGGTCGCGTCCGCTGTCCTCGCGATCGACTACGGACATCTGCGCGATGACCGACCCGTCGCTGGCACGTTGATCGGCTACCGGGACGGCGTGGCTACGACCCCGTGTTTCGACGGCAGCACGGACATCACGGCGCACGTTGCAATGGACTCGTTGGGTGCGGCGACATTGCTGACGCAGCGAGATGCGTTGGAGCAGCTAGGGATTCGCGTACCGAATCCGTCGCTGGACCTGGCCCGCACGGCACCGGCCGATTATCTGAAAGGCTTGGCTCGGCGTACGGCGTGGGCGTTTCTGCGGGAGCCGGCCGGGCTGGGTGGGTTCTGGTGGGCGCTCAGCTGCCCGCTTGCCGAGCCCGGAACGCCGCCACGTTGA
- a CDS encoding Rossmann-like and DUF2520 domain-containing protein, producing the protein MSELSRPNLRVGVVGAGRAGSVIGAALRAAGHEIVATSAVSEASRQRAEELLPGVPIASVQEVVSDADVVILGVPDDAIEPLANGLAAENLWGPGKLVIHLSGFHGVDALAAVTTVGGDAIALHPVMTFSGTPADLDRLPGTPFAITASAGVGVVAEALVLDLGGLPVAIAEGDRAAYHAALAHAANHLVTVIAQSEQVLREIGVEDPGRFIAPLVEAATANALERGDRALTGPVSRGDVGTVRAHLDALAQHSPDIEPAYRALAEATLERAALRRAMPAEAVLPLRQLLTGRD; encoded by the coding sequence GTGAGCGAACTGTCCCGGCCCAATCTGCGCGTCGGAGTCGTCGGAGCGGGCCGGGCCGGCTCAGTGATCGGCGCTGCGCTGCGGGCAGCGGGTCACGAAATCGTGGCGACCAGCGCCGTCAGTGAAGCCTCCCGGCAGCGCGCCGAAGAACTGTTGCCCGGCGTCCCCATCGCGTCCGTCCAAGAAGTGGTGAGCGACGCGGACGTGGTGATCCTCGGCGTACCCGATGATGCGATCGAGCCGTTAGCCAACGGACTTGCCGCCGAAAACCTCTGGGGGCCGGGCAAACTGGTGATCCATCTCAGTGGATTCCACGGGGTGGACGCGCTGGCCGCCGTGACGACGGTCGGTGGCGACGCGATCGCGCTGCATCCGGTGATGACCTTCAGCGGCACACCCGCCGATCTGGACCGCCTGCCCGGCACACCCTTCGCGATCACGGCCTCCGCAGGTGTCGGCGTCGTCGCCGAGGCCCTCGTGCTGGATCTCGGCGGTCTGCCGGTCGCGATCGCCGAAGGTGACCGCGCGGCGTACCACGCAGCGTTGGCGCACGCCGCCAACCACCTGGTGACGGTGATCGCCCAGTCCGAACAGGTGCTGCGGGAGATCGGGGTCGAGGATCCGGGCCGGTTCATCGCCCCACTGGTCGAGGCAGCGACCGCCAATGCGTTGGAACGCGGTGACCGCGCGCTGACCGGTCCGGTCTCCCGCGGAGACGTCGGCACGGTGCGGGCGCATCTGGATGCGCTCGCTCAGCACAGTCCGGATATCGAACCGGCCTATCGGGCGCTGGCCGAAGCGACCCTGGAGCGCGCCGCGCTACGCCGGGCGATGCCGGCCGAGGCGGTCCTTCCGCTGCGGCAATTGCTGACCGGCCGCGACTGA
- the panC gene encoding pantoate--beta-alanine ligase, producing the protein MTTQLVHTRKELRAARDALSGRVAVVMTMGALHPGHAQLIAQARQDADSVVVTIFLNPLQFAAGEDLSRYPRTLESDLAICREQGVDLVFAPTPDVMYPDGEPGIRVSAGALGAVLEGSSRPGHFDGVLTVVAKLFHLVRPDLAYFGQKDAQQLLLIRRMATDLDFPIEVIAVPTVREDDDLAMSSRNVYLTSTDREAALSLSRALRAGEAQAVRGPAAIRRAARDVLVGEPLAQVDYLVLVDPVRLEEVPEWYHGVAILAVAAKVGTTRLIDNLPITVGPVAPA; encoded by the coding sequence ATGACGACGCAGTTGGTGCACACCCGCAAGGAGTTGCGAGCGGCGCGGGACGCGCTGTCCGGTCGCGTGGCTGTGGTGATGACCATGGGAGCGCTGCATCCCGGACACGCGCAACTGATCGCCCAGGCCCGGCAGGACGCGGACAGTGTCGTGGTGACGATCTTCCTCAACCCGCTGCAATTCGCCGCAGGAGAAGATCTGTCCCGGTATCCGCGGACCCTGGAATCCGATCTGGCGATCTGCCGAGAGCAGGGTGTCGATCTGGTGTTCGCGCCGACCCCCGACGTGATGTATCCCGACGGAGAACCCGGCATCCGGGTCAGCGCCGGCGCGCTCGGCGCGGTCCTCGAAGGCTCCTCGCGCCCAGGGCATTTCGACGGCGTGCTGACCGTGGTCGCCAAGTTGTTCCATCTGGTGCGGCCGGATCTGGCCTATTTCGGCCAGAAGGACGCCCAGCAGTTGTTGCTCATCCGGCGGATGGCCACCGATCTGGATTTCCCCATCGAGGTCATCGCCGTGCCGACCGTCCGCGAGGACGACGATCTGGCAATGTCCTCGCGCAACGTCTATCTGACCTCGACCGATCGCGAAGCGGCGCTGTCCCTGTCCCGCGCGTTGCGGGCCGGGGAGGCCCAGGCGGTTCGCGGCCCGGCGGCTATCCGCCGCGCCGCCCGCGACGTGCTGGTCGGCGAACCGCTGGCGCAGGTCGACTATCTGGTGCTGGTCGATCCGGTCCGGTTGGAAGAAGTTCCCGAGTGGTACCACGGCGTGGCGATCCTGGCCGTGGCTGCCAAGGTCGGGACGACGCGGCTGATCGACAATCTGCCGATCACCGTGGGGCCGGTTGCTCCCGCCTGA